Proteins from a single region of Psychrobacter cryohalolentis K5:
- the betA gene encoding choline dehydrogenase, which yields MTSTTPEYDYIIVGAGSAGNVLATRLTEDASIKVLLLEAGRPDHRLDFRTQMPAALAMPLQGTTYNWGYKTDPEPNMNNRVMDCGRGKGLGGSSLINGMCYIRGNALDFDDWSEIKGLEDWTYLDCLPYFKKLENRDAGENNYHGVGGPVEMTTSKPGVNPLFQAMIEAGVQAGYPSTDDLNGYQQEGFGPMDRFVTPNGRRASTSRGYLDRAKPRSNITILTGALTDVILFDGKRAIGVKVEHQGQTKNFHASREVIVSSGAIASPQLLQRSGIGPGQWLKDLGVNEILDLPGVGNNLQDHLELYMQYECKLPVSIAPANKWWNKPAIGAEWLFNGTGLGASNQFEGGGFIRTDEKFTHPNIQYHFLPLAVRYDGRSAVKSHSFQAHVGSLRSPSRGRVKLTSKDPSAHPSILFNYMSHDQDWQEFRAAMRITREIMHQPALDPYRGRSIAPTDDLVTDAQLDEYVRNHSETAYHPSCTCAMGEDNDSVVNGEGLVNGIDGLRVVDASIMPNIISGNLNATTIMLAEKIVDKMRGVQLPRSTVDYYVANGAPLRAEPMRAYGSV from the coding sequence ATGACATCAACCACACCTGAGTATGACTACATCATCGTTGGCGCAGGATCAGCAGGAAATGTGCTGGCTACACGCTTGACCGAAGATGCCAGTATTAAAGTGCTGCTGCTAGAAGCGGGTCGCCCAGACCATCGTTTGGATTTCCGCACCCAAATGCCAGCGGCGCTCGCAATGCCGTTACAAGGAACGACTTATAACTGGGGCTACAAAACCGATCCTGAGCCGAATATGAATAATCGTGTGATGGACTGCGGTCGCGGTAAAGGACTTGGCGGCTCGTCATTGATTAACGGTATGTGTTATATCCGTGGTAATGCACTAGATTTTGATGACTGGTCTGAGATTAAAGGCTTAGAAGATTGGACGTATCTGGATTGCCTGCCGTATTTTAAAAAGTTAGAAAACCGCGATGCTGGTGAGAACAACTATCATGGTGTGGGTGGTCCTGTTGAGATGACGACCTCAAAACCAGGGGTCAATCCACTGTTTCAAGCGATGATTGAAGCAGGTGTGCAAGCTGGCTATCCAAGTACCGACGATTTAAACGGCTATCAGCAAGAAGGCTTTGGGCCGATGGATCGTTTCGTGACGCCTAATGGTCGCCGTGCCTCAACGTCCCGTGGCTATCTGGACCGTGCCAAACCGCGCAGCAATATCACGATTTTGACGGGTGCATTGACCGATGTAATCTTGTTCGATGGTAAGCGTGCCATCGGTGTCAAAGTCGAGCATCAAGGTCAAACCAAGAACTTTCATGCCTCTCGTGAAGTGATTGTCTCATCAGGTGCGATTGCTTCGCCACAATTATTGCAGCGTTCTGGTATTGGCCCTGGTCAATGGTTAAAAGATCTAGGTGTTAATGAAATTCTAGATTTACCAGGCGTTGGTAATAACTTGCAAGATCATTTAGAGCTGTATATGCAGTATGAATGTAAGCTGCCAGTGTCGATTGCACCTGCCAATAAATGGTGGAACAAGCCCGCCATCGGTGCTGAGTGGTTATTCAATGGTACTGGGCTGGGCGCGTCAAATCAGTTCGAAGGTGGCGGCTTTATTCGTACCGATGAGAAATTTACCCATCCTAATATTCAGTACCATTTCTTGCCATTAGCAGTACGCTACGATGGTCGTAGTGCGGTTAAATCACATAGTTTCCAAGCACACGTGGGCTCATTACGCTCGCCAAGTCGTGGTCGCGTCAAGCTAACCTCAAAAGATCCAAGCGCGCATCCGAGTATCTTGTTTAACTATATGTCTCATGATCAAGATTGGCAAGAGTTCCGTGCTGCCATGCGCATCACTCGTGAGATTATGCATCAGCCAGCGCTTGACCCTTATCGTGGTCGCTCGATTGCACCAACGGATGATTTAGTGACGGACGCCCAGTTAGACGAGTATGTCCGTAATCACAGCGAGACGGCTTATCATCCATCTTGTACCTGTGCGATGGGCGAAGACAATGATTCGGTCGTCAATGGCGAAGGTTTGGTAAATGGTATCGATGGCTTGCGCGTGGTTGATGCGTCAATTATGCCAAATATCATCAGTGGCAATCTAAACGCGACCACCATTATGCTGGCAGAAAAAATCGTCGATAAAATGCGCGGTGTGCAGTTGCCACGTTCGACGGTAGATTATTATGTCGCTAATGGTGCACCATTGAGAGCTGAGCCGATGCGTGCTTATGGTTCTGTTTAA
- the betT gene encoding choline BCCT transporter BetT, which translates to MYSSPSKDATKPLTLNKTVFLGSAIISILLIIWTIAFPDYSEALLSSSMAWVSESFGWYYMLVVAAYSIFALFVGFSKYGDIKLGQDHEKAQFPFLAWAAMLFSAGIGIDLLFFGASEPLMHYLTPHTGLEPASEAAMREALAQTFLHWGLHGWGIYALIGMALAYFAYRKNMPLALRSPLTPIFGERLIKGWLGDGIDTFGVVCTLMGIATSLGIGVLQANAGLTHVFGIESSKMVQTFIIIGVVAAAAISAMTGVERGVRRLSEFNMLSSILLLIAILVMGNTVYLLNTFTQNIGQYFQTIVFKTFDVYAYDGQAGADWKSGWTIFFWAWWVAWAPFVGLFIARISRGRTLREFVFGVMFIPLGFIFAWFSIFGNSAIDLVANGATELGEIAVNDAAMGMFALFEYFPYSEVLSFAGVVIGLVFFVTSADSGALVLANLSSRGMTNDTDAPVWLRLFWAAATGLITLGLLFAGGFASLQSVSVIAGLPFSLILVLYMMSMWKSLKEEGNKRKASTIGTANVLDSGKSWKARLQRIVSFPSHAQVERFLQNVVRPAMTEVEKEFAAGGLKTSLDIRNPEHIGQDIDEGMDESSGQIDGLKLRVGHGDEDDFIYEVNLIKAERPNFTLSTSTKNAEYYYRAEVFLSEGSQEYDLVGYSKEQVLVDILNQYERHLQYLHLER; encoded by the coding sequence ATGTACAGCTCGCCATCAAAGGATGCGACGAAACCCCTGACTCTAAATAAGACGGTTTTTTTAGGTTCAGCTATTATTTCTATTTTATTGATAATCTGGACGATTGCGTTTCCAGATTATAGTGAGGCATTATTAAGTTCAAGTATGGCATGGGTATCAGAGAGTTTTGGCTGGTATTACATGCTGGTGGTTGCCGCGTATAGTATATTTGCCTTGTTTGTTGGCTTTTCTAAGTATGGCGATATTAAGCTTGGTCAAGATCATGAAAAGGCGCAATTTCCCTTTTTAGCGTGGGCAGCGATGCTGTTCTCCGCTGGTATCGGCATTGATTTATTGTTTTTTGGTGCGTCTGAGCCGTTGATGCATTATCTGACGCCGCATACGGGGCTCGAGCCTGCCAGTGAGGCGGCTATGCGTGAAGCACTTGCGCAGACCTTTTTACATTGGGGTCTACATGGCTGGGGCATTTATGCTTTAATCGGGATGGCATTGGCGTACTTTGCTTATCGTAAAAACATGCCACTCGCGTTACGTTCACCACTGACGCCTATCTTTGGCGAGCGCTTAATTAAAGGCTGGCTTGGTGATGGTATTGATACCTTTGGTGTGGTTTGTACCTTGATGGGTATCGCGACCAGTTTGGGTATTGGTGTATTGCAAGCCAATGCTGGTTTGACTCATGTTTTTGGGATTGAATCCAGCAAAATGGTTCAAACCTTTATCATCATAGGTGTTGTCGCTGCCGCGGCGATCTCTGCGATGACTGGTGTAGAAAGAGGCGTCCGCCGTTTATCCGAATTTAATATGCTATCTTCGATATTGCTATTAATCGCGATATTGGTGATGGGTAACACGGTTTATTTGCTGAATACCTTTACCCAAAATATTGGTCAATACTTCCAAACCATCGTTTTCAAAACCTTTGATGTTTATGCTTATGATGGTCAAGCTGGCGCTGATTGGAAATCAGGCTGGACGATATTTTTCTGGGCATGGTGGGTCGCTTGGGCACCGTTTGTAGGCCTATTTATTGCGCGTATTAGCCGTGGTCGTACCCTGCGTGAGTTCGTATTTGGTGTGATGTTTATCCCACTTGGATTCATCTTTGCTTGGTTCTCTATCTTTGGTAACTCAGCGATAGATTTGGTTGCCAATGGTGCCACTGAACTTGGTGAAATCGCAGTCAATGATGCGGCAATGGGCATGTTTGCCTTGTTTGAGTATTTTCCTTACAGCGAAGTGCTATCATTTGCAGGTGTGGTTATCGGGTTAGTATTCTTTGTGACTTCAGCTGACTCAGGCGCGTTAGTATTAGCAAACTTGAGCTCACGCGGCATGACCAATGATACGGACGCACCTGTTTGGTTACGCTTATTTTGGGCAGCAGCGACCGGTCTTATTACCCTAGGCTTATTGTTTGCTGGTGGTTTTGCCTCATTACAGTCAGTATCCGTCATTGCAGGTTTGCCGTTCTCTCTTATCCTTGTACTCTATATGATGTCGATGTGGAAGTCGTTAAAAGAGGAAGGTAATAAGCGTAAAGCCAGTACGATTGGTACGGCTAATGTGCTTGATAGTGGTAAAAGCTGGAAAGCACGCTTGCAACGTATCGTCAGTTTCCCAAGCCATGCACAAGTTGAACGGTTTTTACAAAATGTGGTCAGACCTGCCATGACGGAAGTTGAAAAAGAGTTTGCGGCAGGCGGTCTAAAGACGTCTTTGGATATCCGTAACCCTGAACATATCGGACAAGATATAGATGAAGGCATGGATGAGAGTAGCGGTCAAATAGATGGTCTCAAATTGCGCGTCGGACATGGCGATGAAGATGACTTTATTTATGAAGTTAATTTGATCAAAGCGGAGCGTCCTAACTTTACATTGAGCACCTCAACTAAGAACGCAGAGTACTATTATCGTGCGGAAGTGTTCTTAAGTGAAGGCTCGCAAGAGTATGACTTGGTTGGTTACTCCAAAGAGCAAGTGTTGGTCGATATCTTAAATCAGTACGAGCGCCATTTGCAGTATCTACATTTAGAGCGTTAA